The Synchiropus splendidus isolate RoL2022-P1 chromosome 1, RoL_Sspl_1.0, whole genome shotgun sequence genome includes a window with the following:
- the LOC128752687 gene encoding nuclear distribution protein nudE-like 1-B isoform X2, with amino-acid sequence MDFIPKFSSKDEEIDFWKTLSLKYKSSCEEAQEELLEFQEGSRELEAELEAQLSQAEHRMKDLQSENQRLKNDIDSLKEKLEQQYSQSYKQISLLEDDLGQTRSIKEQLHKYVRELEQSNDDLERAKRATIVSLENFEQRLNQAIERNAFLESELDEKESLLVSVQRLKDEARDLRQELAVRERQSDVSRMSAPTSPILDNEKMDTAVQASLSLPATPMTKGLDNDFSSSTALANTFGSSSPLTPSARISALNIVSDLLRKVGALESKLAACRNFTKDQKTRKPLPALDNGNILNANYALHSSYYDKATGIVTFPSLILAGP; translated from the exons TTGCGAGGAGGcgcaggaggagctgctggagtttCAGGAGGGGAGCAGGGAGCTGGAGGCTGAGCTGGAGGCTCAGCTCAGTCAGGCCGAGCATCGGATGAAGGACCTGCAGTCTGAGAACCAAAGACTCAAGAATGACATTGACTCACTTAAG gagaagctggagcagcAATACTCTCAGAGCTACAAGCAGATCTCACTGCTGGAAGATGATCTGGGACAAACACGCAGCATCAAGGAGCAGCTTCACAAGTATGTTCGAGAGCTGGAGCAGTCCAATGATGACCTGGAGAGAGCCAAGAG GGCCACCATAGTGTCTCTGGAGAACTTCGAGCAGCGACTGAACCAGGCCATCGAGAGAAACGCCTTCCTGGAGAGTGAACTGGATGAGAAAGAGTCTCTGCTGGTGTCTGTTCAGAGGCTAAAGGACGAAGCTCGAG ACCTGCGACAGGAGCTGGCTGTCCGTGAGCGGCAGTCTGATGTCTCCAGGATGTCTGCACCCACCTCCCCCATTCTGGACAATGAGAAGATGGACACGGCTGTTCAGGCCTCCTTATCCTTGCCTGCTACTCCAATGACCAAAGGACTGGACAACgacttcagcagcagcacag CTCTCGCTAACACCTTTGGCAGCAGCTCCCCTTTGACCCCTTCAGCCAGGATCTCAGCTTTGAACATTGTCAGTGATCTACTGAGGAAAGTCGGG GCCCTGGAGTCCAAACTGGCAGCCTGCAGAAATTtcaccaaagaccagaagacaagaAAGCCACTCCCCGCCCTGGACAACGGCAACATCCTCAATGCCAACTACGCACTGCACTCGTCCTACTACGACAAAGC GACTGGGATCGTCACCTTCCCGTCACTGATTCTGG